In Ruminococcaceae bacterium R-25, one genomic interval encodes:
- a CDS encoding citrate synthase — protein MATNNYSKITPEIQRLAEICRSNVIDPELYTTYDVKRGLRDINGKGVLTGLTRISEVNATKVVDGKTVPAPGELFYRGINVTEMINGQPEEMHCGFEETTYLLLFGKLPTQDELRNFRSLLAESRSKMPKNFFRDVIMQKPSSDLMNNIQRGVLNLYAYDTQAADTSIPNVLRQSLELISIFPSLAVHSYNAMKYYLDRDSLVVHRPRPDLSTAENFLYMLRPDNKYTPLEAKILDVSLMLHAEHGGGNNSTFTTHVVTSSGTDTYASVVAALSSLKGPKHGGANIMVVKMFKELERSISDWEDDEEILSYLERILHKDAFDRSGVIYGMGHAIYSVSDPRAQIFKRYVKDLSAEKGRTKEFEFYERVEKLSADLIAAERKIYKGVSANIDFYSGFVYSMLGIPMELYTPLFAIARISGWSAHRIEELNGKGKIIRPAYKSVQDRVEYHPLNER, from the coding sequence ATGGCAACAAACAACTATTCCAAGATCACGCCCGAGATACAGCGTCTCGCAGAGATCTGCAGGTCGAATGTCATAGATCCTGAGCTCTACACCACCTATGATGTCAAGCGCGGCCTGAGAGACATTAACGGTAAAGGAGTTCTTACAGGACTTACCAGGATATCTGAAGTCAACGCAACAAAAGTCGTTGACGGCAAGACTGTTCCTGCGCCCGGCGAACTGTTCTATCGCGGAATCAACGTAACCGAGATGATCAACGGACAGCCCGAAGAAATGCACTGCGGGTTCGAAGAGACCACATATCTTCTTCTGTTCGGAAAACTTCCTACGCAGGATGAATTAAGAAACTTCAGAAGCCTTCTTGCAGAATCACGTTCCAAGATGCCTAAAAATTTCTTCAGGGACGTCATCATGCAGAAGCCTTCTTCTGACCTCATGAATAATATTCAAAGAGGTGTTCTTAACCTCTATGCATACGACACGCAGGCTGCCGATACTTCAATTCCCAATGTCTTAAGACAGTCACTGGAATTGATCTCCATCTTCCCCAGCCTTGCTGTCCATAGCTACAACGCAATGAAATACTATCTGGATCGTGATTCTCTTGTAGTTCACAGACCGAGGCCCGATCTTTCCACTGCAGAGAACTTCCTCTACATGTTAAGACCTGACAATAAGTACACGCCTCTTGAAGCAAAGATATTAGACGTATCTCTCATGCTCCACGCAGAGCACGGCGGCGGTAACAACTCCACATTCACGACCCACGTCGTAACGAGTTCCGGCACTGACACTTATGCTTCAGTCGTAGCTGCATTGAGCTCTCTTAAGGGACCCAAGCACGGCGGTGCAAACATCATGGTCGTCAAGATGTTCAAGGAACTCGAGAGAAGCATTTCCGACTGGGAAGACGACGAGGAGATCCTGTCTTACCTTGAGAGGATCCTTCACAAGGATGCTTTCGACCGCTCCGGCGTTATCTACGGTATGGGGCATGCCATCTATTCCGTATCCGACCCCAGAGCCCAGATCTTCAAGCGCTACGTCAAGGATCTCTCTGCCGAAAAGGGCCGCACAAAAGAATTCGAGTTCTACGAGAGAGTCGAAAAGCTCTCCGCTGACCTGATCGCTGCAGAACGCAAGATCTATAAGGGCGTTTCAGCCAACATCGACTTCTACAGCGGCTTCGTTTATTCAATGCTCGGAATCCCCATGGAGCTCTACACTCCCCTCTTCGCGATCGCCAGGATCTCCGGGTGGTCTGCTCACAGGATCGAAGAGCTCAACGGCAAGGGCAAGATCATCCGCCCTGCTTATAAGAGTGTTCAGGACAGAGTCGAGTACCATCCGTTAAACGAGAGATAA
- a CDS encoding diaminopimelate decarboxylase: protein MEKKPFVTKEQIDEIAKTHHTPFYLYDEKGIRENCERVKKAFAWNKGFREYFAVKATPNPYIMDIINDYGFGFDCSSEAELILADAVGGPIMFSSNDTPAREYALCANLGGIINLDDITHIPFLEQILGPQFPEVMSCRYNPGGVFKLSNGIMDNPGDSKYGMTKEQLIDAYTQLKAHGVKKFGIHAFLASNTVTNEYYPTLAGQLFELVVEIAEKVGIEFAFVNLSGGVGIGYRPEDTQNDIIEIGEGVRKQFERVLVPAGMGDVAIYTEMGRFMLAPYGMLITKAIHEKHIYKEYIGVDACAANLMRPAIYGAYHHITVFGKENEPCDHKYDVTGSLCENNDKFAIDRMLPKIDMGDILGIHDAGAHGSAMGYNYNGRLWCEELLLKEDGSVEQIRRAQTLNDYFATFDNSKYAKKLISE, encoded by the coding sequence ATGGAAAAGAAGCCTTTCGTAACCAAGGAACAGATCGACGAGATCGCAAAAACACACCATACACCTTTCTATCTTTACGATGAGAAGGGTATCCGCGAAAACTGCGAGCGTGTCAAAAAGGCATTCGCATGGAACAAGGGCTTCAGAGAATATTTTGCGGTAAAGGCTACACCGAACCCTTACATCATGGACATCATCAACGATTACGGTTTCGGTTTTGACTGCTCATCAGAGGCAGAACTCATTCTCGCAGACGCAGTCGGCGGCCCGATCATGTTCTCATCCAATGACACACCTGCCAGAGAATATGCTCTCTGCGCTAACTTAGGCGGCATCATCAACCTCGATGACATCACACACATTCCTTTCTTAGAGCAGATCTTAGGACCCCAGTTCCCTGAGGTTATGAGTTGCAGATATAATCCGGGCGGAGTATTCAAGCTCAGCAACGGCATCATGGATAACCCGGGCGATTCAAAGTACGGCATGACAAAAGAGCAGCTTATCGACGCTTATACACAGCTCAAGGCTCACGGCGTAAAGAAGTTCGGAATCCACGCATTCCTTGCAAGTAACACTGTTACAAACGAATATTATCCGACTCTTGCAGGCCAGCTTTTCGAGCTCGTCGTTGAGATCGCAGAGAAGGTCGGCATCGAATTCGCATTCGTTAACCTCTCCGGCGGTGTAGGCATCGGCTACAGACCTGAAGATACCCAGAACGATATCATTGAAATCGGCGAAGGCGTAAGAAAGCAGTTCGAGCGCGTTCTCGTTCCCGCAGGCATGGGAGATGTCGCAATCTACACAGAGATGGGCAGATTCATGCTGGCTCCTTACGGAATGCTCATCACAAAGGCTATACACGAAAAGCATATCTATAAGGAATATATCGGCGTTGACGCTTGCGCAGCTAACCTCATGAGACCTGCAATATACGGTGCTTACCACCACATTACAGTATTCGGCAAGGAGAATGAGCCTTGTGACCATAAGTACGATGTAACAGGAAGCCTTTGCGAGAACAACGATAAGTTCGCTATAGACAGAATGCTCCCTAAGATCGACATGGGAGATATCCTCGGAATCCACGATGCAGGCGCTCACGGATCTGCTATGGGTTACAACTACAACGGCAGACTCTGGTGCGAAGAACTGCTCCTTAAAGAAGACGGTTCTGTAGAGCAGATCAGAAGAGCCCAGACGCTTAACGACTACTTCGCTACATTCGATAACAGCAAATATGCAAAAAAACTTATAAGCGAGTAA